One window from the genome of Paenibacillus azoreducens encodes:
- a CDS encoding flavocytochrome c: MKKMKSFGSIILILSLVVMLSACGSGNNNGKVAGNEGEKSGIVTAIGEGDGKHGAIKVEVTFENNEMKDIKVLEQNENKVLAEPVYKELKETMIDSNNANVDAISGSTLTSKGYIDAVKDAVAKAGLTLVAKQAANKNTADEPSEQTYDVVIIGAGGAGFSAALEAKQAGASVVLLEKMPTVGGNTLISGGEMNAAGTWVQQKMGIKDSVDLFAEDTLKGGDNVGDPEMVRVLAENATAAAEWLKNDIKVNFLEDHLFQFGGHSVKRALIPEGHTGAELITKLKTKLDDMGIDLKTNTKAEKLLTDDSGKVNGVEATGANGTKITFHANKGVVIATGGFGSNVEMRKQYNPEFDEKYMTTDAPGSTGDGIVMAQAVGAALTNMESIQTYPVCNPVTGVISLVADSRFDGAILVNQSGKRFVEELERRDVISRAILAQKGGYAYQLWNQDIGDISKTVEVHKDEYDMLVKEGVLYKADTLKEAAEFFKIDPKALQETIDRVNKFAKSGKDEDFKHRAGLKDMSKGPYYIEKAVPSVHHTMGGLVINKTTQVMNEKGERIPGLFAAGEVTGVIHGTNRLGGNAIADAITFGRIAGQEAAK, from the coding sequence ATGAAGAAGATGAAGTCTTTCGGGAGTATCATACTTATCCTGAGCTTAGTCGTCATGCTGTCAGCATGCGGCAGTGGGAACAACAACGGCAAAGTGGCCGGCAACGAAGGCGAAAAGAGCGGCATCGTTACCGCTATCGGCGAAGGTGACGGTAAGCATGGTGCAATTAAGGTAGAAGTTACGTTCGAGAACAATGAAATGAAAGACATTAAAGTTCTTGAACAGAATGAAAATAAAGTGTTGGCTGAGCCTGTATATAAAGAATTAAAAGAAACGATGATCGATTCGAACAATGCAAATGTCGATGCGATCAGCGGCTCGACTTTGACAAGTAAGGGTTATATTGATGCCGTTAAAGATGCAGTCGCGAAGGCTGGATTGACGCTGGTTGCGAAGCAGGCTGCTAATAAGAACACAGCGGACGAGCCATCCGAGCAAACCTATGACGTCGTCATTATCGGTGCCGGAGGCGCTGGATTCAGCGCGGCTCTGGAGGCTAAGCAGGCAGGGGCTTCCGTCGTTCTATTGGAGAAAATGCCTACCGTAGGCGGAAACACGTTGATTTCCGGTGGCGAGATGAACGCTGCGGGCACATGGGTACAACAGAAGATGGGCATCAAAGACAGTGTGGATCTGTTCGCTGAAGATACGCTTAAAGGCGGAGACAATGTCGGCGATCCGGAAATGGTTCGCGTGCTTGCCGAGAATGCGACCGCTGCTGCAGAATGGTTGAAAAATGATATCAAAGTAAATTTCCTGGAAGATCACCTGTTCCAGTTCGGCGGTCATTCCGTTAAGCGTGCGCTTATTCCTGAAGGACATACCGGTGCTGAATTGATTACGAAACTAAAGACGAAGCTGGATGACATGGGCATCGATCTGAAGACGAATACGAAGGCTGAAAAATTGCTCACAGATGATAGCGGTAAAGTGAACGGCGTAGAAGCAACTGGAGCGAATGGCACTAAGATTACATTCCATGCAAATAAAGGTGTAGTCATTGCAACAGGCGGATTTGGATCCAATGTTGAAATGAGAAAGCAGTACAATCCGGAATTCGATGAGAAATATATGACTACGGATGCACCGGGTTCGACCGGGGATGGTATCGTCATGGCGCAAGCTGTTGGCGCTGCCTTGACCAATATGGAGAGTATCCAGACTTATCCGGTATGCAATCCTGTGACCGGCGTTATTTCGCTGGTTGCAGATAGCCGTTTTGACGGAGCAATCCTCGTCAATCAGAGCGGTAAACGCTTCGTTGAAGAACTGGAACGCCGCGACGTCATCTCCAGAGCGATTCTGGCTCAAAAAGGCGGCTACGCTTACCAATTGTGGAATCAGGACATCGGAGATATCAGCAAAACGGTAGAAGTGCATAAGGACGAATATGATATGCTCGTTAAGGAAGGCGTCCTATACAAAGCCGATACATTGAAGGAAGCGGCAGAATTCTTCAAAATCGATCCGAAGGCGCTGCAAGAAACCATTGACCGTGTCAATAAATTCGCCAAATCGGGTAAGGATGAAGACTTCAAACACCGCGCGGGCTTGAAGGATATGAGCAAAGGTCCTTACTATATTGAAAAAGCCGTACCTTCCGTTCACCATACAATGGGCGGACTTGTAATCAACAAGACGACACAAGTCATGAATGAGAAGGGCGAGCGGATACCAGGGTTGTTTGCAGCTGGTGAAGTAACCGGCGTTATTCACGGTACGAACCGTCTAGGCGGGAACGCGATTGCCGATGCGATTACATTCGGGCGCATTGCCGGACAAGAAGCGGCCAAATAA